The following nucleotide sequence is from Gasterosteus aculeatus chromosome 5, fGasAcu3.hap1.1, whole genome shotgun sequence.
AATCGAGGTTCCCACGATTCTCACGAAGCGATTTAcagggttcttgcaccatttcaaaagtaaaattgaatgctttttaagacctcaaaaaatataatttaagaccccaaaatgtcacaatttttttggaatacgcaatttattgcctcctacaatggaaatcaaaacttGTTTAACACACACTTGTTACAGCCGACTTGAGAGGTGGCGTCTGAACTTGTAACGTCGtgctgcaaacaatgcagggattaacctggccccgctatggctagctgctgcaacgtatcgctggtgctttcatgtgcgactcgaCGGCTTTCAGCCCCGTGgtccctaatgaaaaggtctttttgcatagtttacacattgcctcattgttgttttcaatccTCACACCGACAACCGTGTAATGGCGACACGCAGCCTGACGTCAGCGTCTGTAGCCGACGTACCGTAAACAGCTTTTAAATTGCGGAGACTCGTTTCGCAcaatactaaattaatcaaCTATTAGATGTTTTACGATGCGCCACTGTGCTTTCTCGGCGTCATTAAGCGCACcggcaaaaaaaataatacctacagcaactttacatgaaatttaagacaatttaagaccttaatTACCCGAATTTTAATTGAAGACATTAAGACTTTTTAAGGACCCGCGGGAACCCTGATTTAGGTCAAGCCTGTTTTTCTCAAATATGTTTCGttcaacaaaacagaaataaatactggtaaaaatggttaaaaaaaatggtaaaaatggagaaatattttttttttaaatcctggtAGAGTAGCATCCTGGAAGGGTCCTCTGACCTGGCCTGATCTCATCTCCCTGGGTGACCCGGCCGAGAGGCGGAGCTGAACTTTCAAGTCTAACGGCGCAGATCTCCTCGCTTCCTTCTTGCACCGTCTCCATCTTCTCAGCCTCGAAGGCCCTCTCGAAGCAGAAGCTGGTGCCCCGGGAAACCACTGGAAATTCATAAAAAAGACGTAGCTCATCGTACTGCAACCTTTCCATCACAACGCACCGTGCTGTACTAACGTAAAGGTTTAGGGGCTCCTCACCCTGTGGTTTGTGGGGGCTGTGCTGGGCCCTGCGAGGGGGTCTGTGATCGGGGGCCTCCTCCAAGGCCAGCGAGCGGATGACCGTCTCGCAGAGGAACTGGGCTCCACTGATCTCCTCCTCGCGGTCCTCCTCCTGGCCCTCAGGCACACTCTGCTGCCTCACTTTGACTCCTAGACAACATATCAAATATGTAGATTTATTTAGGTGGCATTTCTTTGACCAACAGCAGCTCACTTCACATCTGGCCGGTTGTATCACTCACTGCACCCTCAGGCGGTCTTACCAAAAAGATTCCTGACCCCCGTGACCTCGGCTTCTTCTCTAATCCGCGCAGTGATGTCCTTCTCCAAAACTGGTGCATCATGGGGCAGAGGGGATATGCAGGGAGTCAGGTCTAAAAAGAAGGTGGACACGCACAGTGTTTGAACCACAGAAAGGGCTCatctttatttgtgtgtagCATTAATCTTTCCTATATAATCCATGGCAGATGCAAAATGATTAAACAGCAGGTTCCTGCAGCCTAATTCCTTCCCGGTGTTTAAAGCCTGATGTATCACTTACCCTCAGGTGTGTTGTTTGGAACCTTCTCCAGCTCTTGCACAATATTTATATCCAGCAATTCGAACGACAGCAGATCCTAAAACAACAGAAGACAGGCAGTATGACCGCTGATCAGTTCCTCGGGAGCACTGGCCGAGTTCTGCGTGTGCCGGGAAGCCCGACATCTGCGAGCGTGCACCTGTGCGGTCAGCAGGTCCACGGAGGGGAAGTAGTAGTCCTCGTGGTTCAGGTCTACCGGCAGACCTGGGCCGCTGTCCTGGGCGCTGCCCTCCTgctccttcaccaccaccacctccttcttctcctcccccacctcctcctcctcctccttttgcgGCGCACACAAGAATGGCATCATGAGTAGCGCTCAGAAAGGAGATCCACCGTTATGATTTAAAGCGTAACACACAAGCGGCCCTTTAAGGATTGCAGTATTTCTTCAAACCCAAAACATCCAAGTTTACATGAAATGTTTCCTTTGTTACGCTGGAACAAGGAAGCACACAGACTAACTAATGCTACCATCTTCACGTGGTATTTAGATACTTTAAAGTAAGTATTCATGGTGGAAGAAGTACTCTGATCCTTATCTTACAAGTGACCATacaatgttaaaaaaaggttttgcagaAAATGCTttcaatagaaatatttttaaaaactggaATCAGCAGAAAGGATGTACTCAAAGTATAAAATGACTACTCGTCATGTACTAAATGTCTCCTGAGCAGAATTTGACGGCTGCAGCTGGTCGTCCACTGGTTTTAAAGCAAGAGGTCAGTATATTTTAAGGGGTCAACAGATAAATCTGTAGGGCTGCGAGATGATTGAGCAGAAAAACTCAACTCATCTGGAACGTTTGAGTATCAAAAGTCTTCCACCCAGTTTAAAGCACATTCAggattatttcactttttcagTTCAGCCCCTCAGACAGTTTTTAATTATATACTTGAGTGGATGATGAAAATTACTTTCTGCTCTACTTTTCATTTGTACGTTTCGACATAATTTAAGTTGCCAGATGTCATTTTGATGATTACTTGAACCATCGATGCTCATCAAGGGGCCGGTGTAGTGAGCTTTGTCTCTATACAGCCAACACAACTTGAACAGTCAATGTGTCTCTGCATTTAGaactactttaaaaaaagaaaacattttaataatctTATGTAAAGTTAAATATTATTCTGCtaagtaaaggaaaaaaagaactcCCTttgagtaaaagtaaaagtatagAGTTCAATGAAAGCGAAAAGATCAAGTAGTACATACCTCCAATTTCTGCTTAGCTACAGTACTCGTGTAAATGTCCTTGGTAACTTTCCACCACTGCTAAATAAACCCAGTTCAAGTCGCATGAACCTTAATTCTGCCTCTGCATTATAGCGAGAGATAAATGAGTTGATTTGACTGTTGTGCACCGTGTGTTGATGGTTAAATAGTTCTTTTTGACCAGTACGTGATGAAATGTAGAAGTATAAAAGCGGCATAAAAATGATCAGGTTATACTTGCGTCCAGAACTTGAGTGAGtctacttaataataataataataataataataacagtaatgAAGCTGTGATGCAGTCGGTCGCGGCTCTCGCTGCGGCTGTACTGGGTGTCGTCGGGTATCAAGACTTGCCGGTCGTTCGCTCTGATGCCCGAGTGCCTCGCGGCCGTCGCCGGCGTCGACCACGATGCTGCACCAGACGCGCGGGCCGAACTGACAGCCGCAGTGCGCCAGCCGCCAGTGGGAGGTGTACGTCCCCTCCGTCACGGGAGCGGCGAAGGCCACGCTGACCACGCCCACTTGTCCCGGCAGCAGCAAGGGGACCGGCACCTCCCTCCTGTCCCCTGACGCCAGGCCGAGGTTTCCCCACATGAACACTAGCTGggtgcacgtacacacacacgcgcgcacacacacacacacacacacacacaaaacacaaaaaaaaaagtaggaatACAGACGTGCAGACAAAATAACACGGCAGGAAAGTAATAAATCGCTTGAGGCAAGGGACATcaacacgcgcgcacgcacacacacacacacacaaaatcatacACTCACACATTTGAATGAAGACGAAGACTTGAAACCAAAACGCAGCTGAACTCAAATGACAAACATCCCGGAGAGAAGCGGCATTAGTTGTATTAGGCCGCGTAAGACATCGTAGCTGGCGTTAGAGGAGAAGAAGTAGGCAATGAGCTGAGTGGGGACTCAgagtggaagtgaagcaggggagtgggggggtaaggggggagggatgggggatgGCGGCAGAGAGAGTGTGGAGCTGTCCTCTCGGCGGGTGGGAGGGGGTACCTTGGTCTCTGCGGTCCAGCTGATAGTGCCTGAGTTCCTCATCTTCCAGTACTTGATGAACTTGGTTCCGGGCTCCAGACGGGTGCCGTCCGGCAGATTTTCATCCAGAAACAAGGCGGCCATAGTGGAAACCAAGGACGTGTTCGAGACCCCGGGACCCCTAGTTTCAAGTGTACAGAGCATTGTTGAAAATAGCCCTGGTTTCTTATAACAGCCAAAAGCAGGACCCCAGATTTTTTGCAgctgaaaagcattttttttctaaagcagcagctgcagcagcagttttCACATTGAGGTAGTTCCAACATTTTCCACCACCCCAGAGCAGCCAGCGACACACTCATACAGACTAGATTACAAAGATGGCAtatttttgatttctttttcttgaaaaaaacaaaaacaaaaagactttattGCATCCATGCTGGGTCCGAGGTACCCAGCACTGTCGGACGCCCTTCCGAGGAGGCGCTTACTCTGGACTGGAGGCCTGGGGATCGGGGACCGGGGCGGGGGCGGGACCTGAGGCTGTTTctgaggcggcggggggggacATTGCCGGGACCTGCGTGGACGCGGAGGCCACGTTACTCAGGTTGCCTCTGCCTGAGGTGGAGGGCCCGCTCCACTGCAGCCCCCTCTTCTCCAGTCTCAGTTTCTTCTTGATTTCCTTCACTTCAGCTCTTAGCTGCCTCCTTTCAGCTTTGAGGCGCTGTCGCTCGGCCTTGCGCACTGTCCTGTCTCCTCGCCTTGGGAACCTGGTTTGAAATGTCATCAGGAACACCTATTTGTTGACTATCAAAAGTTTATTTTCCAAGAACAAAACAGGTACACACGCATGATTCAGCATTACAGTAATCTAGCTTCTAAAACATATCTGCAGTCCTTCTTTGCATCTATTCTTATTTATGTTTTGCTCCATTTTATGCAGACGTGACAGCAAAacgaaggggggggaggggggtggtggcACTGATGCAAAGTACAAATGTCTTATAGTTTCAAGAAGTTGGGAGATTGATCCTCGGTTcttggagggtgggggggggggggggtgtttaccTCAACTCTCCCGACATTCCATGCTCAGGGATGGAGAGAGGTGTCTTGGTTCTCACAAGGTTGTGGCTGGGGTCATGGCTGTGTCTGCACATCTCACACAGGATGCAGGACGGGCACACACTGGAAGGGAAACACGCTGTGTGAGGCGTGACGCTGAGGAGGCGGCTCAAAGGACAAAGAACATAAACAGATAACGAACTCATAAGAAGGACACGCAGGTCAAATTGTTATCATAgactgtatgtatgtgtgtaatatatatatatatatatatatatatatatatatatatatatatatatatatatgtatgtttgactctaaatggacctcAATTTACCAAATAATCCTCACGCTGTATGtcagaagacttgaaactagagattgagaccataaactcatgtttactgaggaaataaatcaagagaggagTCATTTCCTTACTTCTACACAACCTGATGGTCGACAGAGAGAATGCTGGTTCACATTGAATTAGCGTCACACTTCTGAACCGCCCGTCAACCCCCTGAATTTGATATAAGCCCCGTCGCTTCCATTGGATCCTTTCCCATTGAATTCCGCCGTGTTTCTACCTGCACTTGTACGCCCCTTCCGAGGTGAGTttgttgcagctgctgcagtttgGGGTGTAGCCGAGGGATCCAGTTGAGGTGGCGGGGCCTGGCCGGGGCCCTGTAGGGCCGCTGCTCGCCGCGCTGGCCTCAAGGGGCCCGTCAGAAGACTTGTGGGTGCAACACTGGCCGGAGAAGTCACTGCACAtcctctccaccacctcttTCACCACCTCATCTTTAAACTATGAGAACCAGAGTTTATGTTATTAGAAGCCAAACGCGGCCGAATTGTGCACAAACTAAAAACATATCATTCTAAATCTTGCCTTATCCATGTATGACCTAAACCACATCGGAGGTGGTTCATCTTCTGGCTTGTTCCCCTTGTTGTCCTTCACTGTGACCTGTGTCCAAACACATCAGGCTGGCATCAAAAACATGCACCTTTTGAATAATTACACACAAATTGAGAAAACAACTGCTGTAAAAATAACAGTGAACTGTCCTCTTTGATTTGAGGCTGTAACTACATAGTTAAGCCAATGCATTCAAAATACTAGCAGAATGCTAAGAGAGGTTataggaggaagaagaaggagaataGAATTGGCGTGGTTCCTTACAGCTTCTCTCTCTGGGGTGACCTGTGTGCCCTTGTCCACCGTTTTGACCCGTGATGGATAAGGTGGAGCAGGGCGCAGGTCTCCCTTCAGCTCCTTCACCTCAGTCTTCGGCGGGCCTCCGCAGGCCTGACCTTTCATCTTGTACACGTTCATGTGCAACTGGTTCCCCTGCTTCTCGGCACTCTGAGGGGGAAAGCGGGCGTCAAACACCGACACAAATGTGGAGGCAGCCACACCAGAACAAGTACACATTTGTACTAAAGGACCCACACAGGATGCATCATGTAAACATGATGTATAAAgatatattttgtattgtgcTTACAGAGTGTTTTGTTTCCTATCTAAATTAATAACTGACTTTTACTAATGTCACTTAAACGTTTAACATTTCCCGTATTCTTGCTATTTGCACCTGTGTAGTGATATTGTTATGTGCGGTTGGGTTTAATCTAGTCTTAACTATTTAGAAAGTGTCACAGTACCTTGATGGCTTCTTCATATTcatctgaaatgaaaacaaatgcaacagTGAGTTTCTTGGTGATCATTGTTTTATTGTAAGTATTGCacagtgttttttccttttttttctctaagcAGCTATAACAGTGATAATAAACAAAGTGGTATCCTCACCTTGACTGTTTATACAAATCTGAAATAAGAGAGAGAATGAGTTAATTAACCCCAttattttgcaataaatgtCAAAACACACTGTGGAAGAATTACTTTTACTAAAATAGTACTGATATTTTTCCTTCATTGTGAAGAATGGTAAGATTTAGAATAATATCACATATTATATTACTGGATTATGGTTAATGATTGCGTATAATAGAGAAGAAGTGCAACGTTTTAGATAAAACATATCTGCTATTTTTAATGTAttgtatatttgtgttgttctgTGGCGCTCATTAGCCAACTCTGGTATGTTCACAAAACGTAAATATagatgtctttgtgtgtataatatatatatatatatatatatatatatatatatatatatatatatatatatacacacacactgatgattAAATCCATCTCTAATAACACACTTTACACAAAAATGTACGTGTAAAAAGTAcgtgtatttttaaaacattgtaCACAACACGTACTTTGTCACATTCCAACCATTggtagacacgcacacacatttgaacACACTCCCTTACCTCCTCGTTGTCCTCATCGAAGTATTTGACTTGAAAGTGGTTGATTCCAAAAGACGCTTTGATCTGAAATATCAAATCCACAGTTAATATCAGACGTGAACTTTTGTCCCGCTCGCGCgtgatacaaaaacacacattgcgGGCACGCGGAGGAAAAAGCGACTGTACGAACGAACAGTATCGCAAACTGTGGCCCTGTCGCGTTTGCCGAATCCTCAAAAGGATCCCTACGTCGCGTACATGGCGTCGCCACAGCATGCGAGCGTCGCGCGGCGGCTCTATTGTTTACGCGTGCAGGCCACGTCCGGGCCTGCTTCTCACCAAACTGCGCCAGCGTTTAGCCCCTCGGCTAGCGGCAGCTCACCCAGGCTTCAACGGACTCCCACTCCAGCTTGTCCAGATCCTGAGCCAGAAACCTCTTCACGTTGCCCCGGAAGTTCACTTTGATTGTAACAGGCAGCCCCATGTCGGCCGTTTATGCGCAGGTAACGGATGTCATTTGCGGTGACGCCGGCCTATTTGATCCCCGCTGCCCTCGACTGTCTTTTCTTGTTTACATCGTCAGCTGCGTCTAGAAAAATACGATGACGTCACGGCGCGTGCGCAGTCGGATCGGTTatatctcctcctccccctccctctccctgtcgcGTGTAAACGACGTCATCTTTAAGCTCACAAAGTGTGGCTGACAGCTAAAATAAGCCACACTGTTGGAACAATCCTTTCTTCGCCTATTTGATCACATAAGATGTCTTCACTTCTAAAGGTGGACAATGAAATTAAAACCAAGGTAAGGTTTCTGTTTTGGAAACCCCGGTTGAGGTTAAAAGGAGCACTGTTGCCATTTTGCCTGCTAACACGCTAGCCACGTTTTTGTAGCATGATGTGAACTAACATTAGCTAACGGTGGTGAACCGGCTTGTGCGGCCGCGTGAAACAGCGTGAAACGCGCCGGCAGGTGCGTCTGCACAGTAACCCGAAGCGTCACGTGGGTGTAACGGGAAGTTTAACGTTACAACGTCTTGTGTAAAAATAACAGTCGTATTGGAAGAACCAATGTCCCCCAAAAACCGCCCTAGCACCTCGTTAGCCGATTCATCCTGCGACCGTTATTACACCCGGATCCTGATGATAAAGCTCCTAACACGTATTCTCGTTACATGTATAGAGTCCATGGGGAATTACCATAAGTAATGTTAATGTACTTTAACGCTACTTTAAATAAAAGCACTAGTTAACTCACTGAACAATTTTCGATGCCACTAAAAGTACTGCATAACGGTACCTAATGAAAATGGCTATAAAGTTTAGTATCactaataaattacatttatggATTAATACTACTGCTGCATCATTGTGTACGTCCAAGCTGTAGATATTTATGGTTCTCGTAATCTGGAAAATTTCTGAAGCTATCAGACACACTGTGGTGTAAAAAGTTTGATATTTGCCCATTAGCAGTGGAATACAAGTATAAGGTTACAGAGAAAGGAAGTACTCAGTTTACTTGTGTAGATGTTACTCAGTTATTTTCTAGCACTACTAAATAAACCCACTTTAACGTTAGTATATGATTGCGTTTAGAAAGCGTTAAATGAGTGCATTTACAGATGGACTGTTGTAACTGGTCTGATCGTTGCACGTATTTTGCGtttgcaggtggatgctttcaGGGAACGTATCACTTCAGAAGTAAGTATTCCTCAAATCAAATACATTgtggccacacacacaactgttatTTTTCAAGCCACTcaatattttcatttcttttaggCAGAAGATTTAGTTGCGAGTTTTTTCCCAAAGAAGTTGCTGGAGCTTGATCACTTCTTAAAGGTCAGTTACGGGGTCATCTGTCTAAATACACATGTATGGtctcaaatatataaataagtgCTGTCTGATAAATAATGTCTGTACTTTTATAGTACAGACATTATTtatagggcggcacggtggcgcggtggttagcactgtcgcctcacagcaagaaggtcctgggttcgattccgcccagtggcctttctgtgtggagtctgcatgttctccccgtgtctgcgtgggttctctccgggttctccggcttcctcccacagtccaaagacatgctctggggatcaggttaattggggactttaaattgcccgtagatgtgtgaatgtgagtgtgaatggttgtctgtctctgtgtagccctgcgattggctggcgaccaatccaggatgtaccctgtctatcgcccccTGTCTatcgtctatcgcccgaagttggctgggatggactccagcccccccgcgaccctgtgtgcaggataagcggtttgacaatggatggatggatggatggacttttATAGTCTCttacaatgaaataaattaccTGAGAAACCTTTTTATAGATAGTTTCAGTTTATAGTTA
It contains:
- the nbr1a gene encoding NBR1 autophagy cargo receptor a; amino-acid sequence: MGLPVTIKVNFRGNVKRFLAQDLDKLEWESVEAWIKASFGINHFQVKYFDEDNEEICINSQDEYEEAIKSAEKQGNQLHMNVYKMKGQACGGPPKTEVKELKGDLRPAPPYPSRVKTVDKGTQVTPEREAVTVKDNKGNKPEDEPPPMWFRSYMDKFKDEVVKEVVERMCSDFSGQCCTHKSSDGPLEASAASSGPTGPRPGPATSTGSLGYTPNCSSCNKLTSEGAYKCSVCPSCILCEMCRHSHDPSHNLVRTKTPLSIPEHGMSGELRFPRRGDRTVRKAERQRLKAERRQLRAEVKEIKKKLRLEKRGLQWSGPSTSGRGNLSNVASASTQVPAMSPPAASETASGPAPAPVPDPQASSPEGPGVSNTSLVSTMAALFLDENLPDGTRLEPGTKFIKYWKMRNSGTISWTAETKLVFMWGNLGLASGDRREVPVPLLLPGQVGVVSVAFAAPVTEGTYTSHWRLAHCGCQFGPRVWCSIVVDAGDGREALGHQSERPEEEEVGEEKKEVVVVKEQEGSAQDSGPGLPVDLNHEDYYFPSVDLLTAQDLLSFELLDINIVQELEKVPNNTPEDLTPCISPLPHDAPVLEKDITARIREEAEVTGVRNLFGVKVRQQSVPEGQEEDREEEISGAQFLCETVIRSLALEEAPDHRPPRRAQHSPHKPQVVSRGTSFCFERAFEAEKMETVQEGSEEICAVRLESSAPPLGRVTQGDEIRPVLLLEPANEDLHISSDHDIEEEEVLVPEDMHDMEHKEDGGTKGEEWEEVSSQTSSVSSCDDYIIVLPDCFDTSRPLGESMYSSAMSQPDADAAEVTSADLDEEQQDEVEEEEEEEEEEEEEEEEESVSQEAPLRGRQQEAVDAKDSAADSWPPLVPPSHSSVNQMLCASQTLDAVTLTPEVVPPPPPPLPDLPRPPPALYSPRSEALYLSEDPSPPARDPYEPHQPRVHLNVSSGLSRSAGSASSAFETYNPRPSNALQPRGQGGITEGLVKGALSVAASAYKALFTGPNCSIQRGIDPATRQDPSLMAMLLEMGFRDQRLNQQLLRKHGYSLLHTVNELVQMTEDGHNKALNALH